The following DNA comes from Micromonospora chokoriensis.
CTGGTGACCGCCCCCAACAGAACGACGACGGGTGATCGCCCGCGACGACGAGGAGAAGAACATGTCAGACGACCGTGACGCGTGGCCGACGCTGGACGAGCTGCTGCGCGAGGAGGGCGAGCTGGAGCTCGCGGGCCTGTCCGAGACGGACGCGTACGACCTGGGGACGCTCGCCGTCGCCGCCGCGCGGGAGCAGCGACTGCCGGTGTCGATCGGGGTGTGGCGGGCGGAGCGCCAGCTCTTCCACTGTGGTCTGCCGGGCTCGACCGCCGACAACGACGCGTGGCTGCGCCGCAAGGGGCGCGTGGTGACGCGCTTCGAGCACTCGTCGCTGTACATGGCCCGGTTGTGCCACGACAAGCAGGTGACACTGGCCGAGCGGTACGGTCTGCCGGCCGAACGGTACGCGGCGGCCGGGGGCGCGGTGCCGCTCCGCGTCCGGGGCACCGGTGTGGTGGGCTGGGTCGGTGTCTCCGGGCTGCCGCAGCTCGACGACCACCGTTTCGTCGTCGACATCCTCCGCAAGCTTCCCCGCTGACGTTATGGACCCGGCGGCCGTCACCCGAGGCCGCCGGGTCGGTCGTCAACGCGCCCGTCGGTTGGCGCGCAGGGCACCGAGGAGCACGCCGGGCCGGGTCAGCGAGCGCGGGTGCTCACGCATGGAGACGACCTCGTTGAACCGGCGTGCTGTCGCCACGTCCGTGACGGTCGCCTCGATGATCTGCCGGCTCGCCCAACTGGAGATCCGGTGACCGCGCGGGTAGGGACCGTCGACGTGGGGCAACGCCAGATCGGCGGAGGTCGAGATCGACCAGGCGGCGTCGACGACCACCCGCTGCAACGCGAGGAAGTGACGCGCGGGTGCCCGCAGATCCGGCCCGGACCGCAGGTACACCGACAGGCAGGCCGCGTACAGGGCCGCCGACGTCATCCCCTGCCCGTACACCGGGTTGAACGACGCGACGGCGTCGCCGACGCTGACCAGGCCGGCCGGGAACCTCTTCAGCGCGTGGAAGTCCCGTCGGCGGCTGTCGGCGTGGTGGTAGGTCTGGACGTCGCCCAGCATCTCCTGATCGGCGACCTCGCCGAACTCCGGCGGGAACTGCTCCCGCAGGCGGCGGACGAAGTCCTCCGGCGTGCGCCCCGGTCGGTCGTCGCCGTAACCGGCCATCATGGCCATCCACCGACCGTCCTCGATGGCGAAGAACGCGGCACCGGCCACGTCCACTCCCCTCTTCGGGGTGTGCAGCGCCATCACCACGGTCGTGGCCGGGGTGACCTCCGGGCGGCGGAACAGGGCTGTCGCGTAGTTCAGGTGCACTGTCATCCGCCGGGTCACCGGCCGCTCCCAGCCGGCCTGCTCCAACCAGTCCGAGAGTCTGCTCGACCGACCCATGGCGTCCACCACGAAGTCGCCGGTCTCCACGCCGGTCACCCCGGCGCCCTCGCAGCGGACCCCGGTGACCGCGTCGCCGTCGAACACCAGACCTGTCGCGCGGGCGGTGACCGTCTTGACGTTGGGGAGCCGGAGCACCTGTTGGCGGATCAGCCCCTCCAGGAGCGGACGGCTGCCGGCCAGGCTGTCGGCGTCGTCGGGGACGACGACCTTCGGACGGCCGTCGAGGTAGTTGAGCCGCGCCTCGGGCGGCGCCTCGACCGCTCCCTGCGCCAGCGCCGCGTCGCGGAAGCCGGGAAACAGGCGCTCCAGCTGGAGAAAGCCGCCGGGCAGCAGCGCGTGCAGCTGTGTCCCCTG
Coding sequences within:
- a CDS encoding FAD-dependent oxidoreductase encodes the protein MSLSPSRVFAELNAVRPPEQTSPTIGRAVVVGGSVAGLLAARVLSDHADSVVIIDRDDPQVAGARPGVPQGTQLHALLPGGFLQLERLFPGFRDAALAQGAVEAPPEARLNYLDGRPKVVVPDDADSLAGSRPLLEGLIRQQVLRLPNVKTVTARATGLVFDGDAVTGVRCEGAGVTGVETGDFVVDAMGRSSRLSDWLEQAGWERPVTRRMTVHLNYATALFRRPEVTPATTVVMALHTPKRGVDVAGAAFFAIEDGRWMAMMAGYGDDRPGRTPEDFVRRLREQFPPEFGEVADQEMLGDVQTYHHADSRRRDFHALKRFPAGLVSVGDAVASFNPVYGQGMTSAALYAACLSVYLRSGPDLRAPARHFLALQRVVVDAAWSISTSADLALPHVDGPYPRGHRISSWASRQIIEATVTDVATARRFNEVVSMREHPRSLTRPGVLLGALRANRRAR
- a CDS encoding heme-degrading domain-containing protein, whose product is MSDDRDAWPTLDELLREEGELELAGLSETDAYDLGTLAVAAAREQRLPVSIGVWRAERQLFHCGLPGSTADNDAWLRRKGRVVTRFEHSSLYMARLCHDKQVTLAERYGLPAERYAAAGGAVPLRVRGTGVVGWVGVSGLPQLDDHRFVVDILRKLPR